The Fibrobacter sp. UWB5 genome has a window encoding:
- a CDS encoding ABC transporter permease has translation MFHVFKHELRLIFRDPRFWIPFVIPPVILAASQGIAVSRYGGQIMEGMQGYMMLLLGCLMAPMGSPLAGDTFAGERERNSLELLQLAPIAPAKLFWGKLLAILPFPVVFALLAQFGYWVSHPEISTMSAVASVLGALSAVLLTTSFSLVVSLRVKTVRAATHLTLFLIVPLLLLVQLGHEAFLSGLFVPVVTLVVSVLLSIAATFTSMRKFVSL, from the coding sequence ATGTTCCACGTATTCAAGCACGAACTGCGACTGATTTTTAGGGATCCGCGCTTCTGGATCCCCTTCGTTATCCCGCCCGTGATTTTGGCGGCTAGCCAGGGCATAGCCGTGTCGCGTTACGGTGGCCAGATTATGGAGGGCATGCAGGGCTACATGATGCTCTTGCTCGGTTGCCTCATGGCGCCCATGGGCTCGCCCCTTGCTGGCGATACTTTTGCGGGCGAACGCGAACGTAATTCCCTAGAACTCCTGCAACTAGCGCCGATTGCTCCTGCAAAACTCTTCTGGGGCAAGCTTCTGGCGATTCTTCCGTTTCCGGTGGTGTTTGCGTTGCTCGCACAGTTCGGTTACTGGGTGTCGCATCCTGAAATTTCGACGATGTCTGCGGTGGCATCTGTTCTCGGGGCGCTTTCGGCGGTGCTTCTCACGACCTCATTTTCGCTTGTCGTTTCGCTCCGCGTTAAGACGGTCCGGGCTGCGACTCATCTGACTTTGTTTCTTATCGTGCCGCTATTGCTGTTGGTGCAGCTCGGCCACGAGGCTTTCTTGAGCGGGCTGTTCGTGCCTGTCGTAACGCTTGTCGTGTCGGTCTTGCTGAGCATTGCGGCGACTTTCACGAGCATGCGAAAGTTTGTAAGCTTGTAA
- a CDS encoding glycoside hydrolase family 18 protein, with protein MKRIKIGKIFATALFTIAGISTAWAAPLFIGYYPDWGKWHKPAYTVDKVPYEKLTHVLWSFITPNTDGSLKGDAADDPSALDSMVTLAHDVGTKVIVSLGGGGQSENFVPVASDDALRQKFIANLVQFVADHNLDGLDMDWEWEYNPVPDADTIAYNKLLTELRAALPEGKSLSAALPCSQYYGKYFTPEVLVKNLDWLGFMTYDITGDWDEKAMFDSPLYPHEGYTTWSWEQTRDYWKKRGVPTEKMVFGIPSFGFEFKGATGPGTDFTKGTAKQVPYKDIVANPEWEFFFDSVSVSPYGVSSTGYVTFEDPHSSAVKSRWVKENGYAGIMVWEVSHDYIEGTGNPILDSIYIALQDANAAIRPKHNKAMSNDRRKTRATDLKGRNVPPKAARGAYYPVNGK; from the coding sequence ATGAAGAGAATCAAAATCGGCAAAATTTTCGCGACAGCCCTTTTCACCATCGCCGGAATTTCTACGGCGTGGGCAGCACCCCTGTTCATCGGCTATTACCCGGATTGGGGAAAATGGCATAAGCCCGCCTACACGGTAGACAAAGTCCCGTATGAAAAGTTGACGCACGTGCTGTGGAGCTTTATAACGCCGAACACGGACGGTTCACTTAAAGGCGATGCCGCTGACGACCCGAGCGCGCTTGATTCCATGGTAACGCTTGCGCATGATGTAGGCACCAAGGTTATCGTCTCGCTCGGCGGTGGCGGACAAAGCGAAAATTTCGTACCCGTCGCATCGGATGATGCGCTTCGCCAAAAGTTCATCGCGAACCTCGTGCAATTCGTCGCCGACCACAACTTGGACGGCCTCGACATGGACTGGGAATGGGAATACAATCCCGTGCCCGACGCCGACACCATCGCCTACAACAAGCTGCTCACAGAGCTCCGCGCCGCACTCCCCGAAGGCAAGAGCCTTTCAGCAGCGCTCCCCTGCTCGCAGTATTACGGGAAATACTTCACGCCCGAAGTCCTCGTGAAAAACCTGGACTGGCTCGGGTTCATGACCTACGATATCACCGGCGACTGGGACGAAAAAGCCATGTTCGATTCACCGCTCTACCCGCACGAAGGCTACACCACCTGGTCGTGGGAACAGACCCGTGACTACTGGAAAAAGCGCGGTGTCCCCACCGAAAAGATGGTCTTCGGCATTCCCTCGTTCGGATTTGAATTCAAGGGCGCAACGGGTCCCGGCACCGATTTTACCAAGGGCACGGCAAAGCAGGTCCCGTACAAGGACATCGTCGCGAACCCCGAATGGGAATTCTTTTTCGACAGCGTCTCCGTGTCACCTTACGGCGTCTCTTCAACCGGATACGTCACCTTCGAAGACCCGCATTCTTCTGCCGTCAAGAGCCGCTGGGTCAAGGAAAACGGCTATGCCGGAATCATGGTGTGGGAAGTCTCGCATGACTACATCGAAGGCACAGGCAACCCGATTCTCGACAGCATCTACATCGCACTGCAGGACGCGAACGCCGCCATCAGGCCAAAACACAACAAGGCCATGAGCAATGACAGGCGCAAAACCCGCGCCACCGATCTTAAAGGACGTAATGTTCCCCCAAAAGCCGCACGCGGGGCATATTATCCGGTAAACGGGAAATAA
- a CDS encoding SIMPL domain-containing protein — translation MEQNQKTIRVMGTGFVKIAPDTTKLTFSIDSKHDSYEKAYNEASIGNKGLREALEKLKIPKDALKTSDFSIEKHREWISKDVRWLTEYHLNQQLSIELPLDGILTSKVMSALGTAWPELEVNISFIRKDSHDAKLQILESAVKDAREKAEVIATTLGHKLGGIVSVDYSKRHIEIDVHDDGQLCDEHCIGASPIDYTPEDIEAGDTVETVWYLE, via the coding sequence ATGGAACAGAATCAGAAAACCATTAGAGTGATGGGAACGGGCTTTGTCAAAATTGCTCCTGACACCACAAAACTCACCTTTTCTATAGATTCCAAACACGATTCCTATGAAAAGGCATATAACGAAGCCTCCATAGGCAATAAAGGCTTGAGAGAAGCCCTTGAAAAACTGAAGATTCCGAAAGACGCTCTCAAAACATCGGATTTTTCAATAGAAAAACATCGGGAATGGATTAGCAAGGATGTCCGGTGGCTTACCGAATATCATTTGAATCAACAACTCTCTATTGAACTGCCTTTAGATGGAATTCTTACATCAAAAGTCATGTCAGCCCTGGGAACAGCATGGCCTGAACTCGAAGTGAATATATCTTTCATTAGGAAAGATTCTCATGATGCCAAACTGCAAATTCTTGAGTCCGCAGTCAAGGACGCACGCGAAAAAGCCGAGGTTATCGCCACGACTCTCGGACATAAACTGGGCGGAATTGTAAGTGTTGATTACTCCAAACGGCATATTGAGATCGATGTTCATGACGATGGACAATTATGCGATGAACATTGTATTGGAGCTAGCCCAATCGATTATACTCCTGAAGATATTGAAGCAGGAGATACCGTTGAAACAGTCTGGTATTTGGAGTAG
- a CDS encoding valine--tRNA ligase gives METRYNSKDVEARWHKTWAENNSFAPSGKGEPFSVVIPPPNVTGALHLGHALNDTLQDILVRYRRKTGRDTLWIPGTDHAGIATQAVVEKRLFQDEHKTRHDIGRDALVERIWKWKDEYEARITKQLKSLGVSCDWSRQRFTLDPVCAKAVRHAFFNLFKKGLIYRGKRLVNWDTKLQTAVADDEIYYEHVKGHFWTFKYPLADGSGFIPVSTTRPETIMGDTALAVHPNDERYAQFIGKMLKVPFVDREIPVIADAILVDKDFGTGSVKVTPAHDPNDYATGLRHKLPMINIMNDDGSLNENAGKFQGLKGQAARDAVVAGLEELGLLIKVEDHEMDVGHSDRSKTVIEPYLSDQWFVKMDVLAENAMNAVKSGEIKIIPERYANKYLDWLAEKRDWCISRQLWWGHRIPIWHTDASEDELKAAFAGRDDIYFYKAENGGYLVCSQEEDLKEDAVPGHELKQEEDVLDTWFSSGLWPHSTMGWPENTDTLKRYYPTSVLVTSRDIITLWVARMVLFSQENMGTVPFHTVYIHPKILDGNGQTMSKSKGNGVDPMDIEEKYGTDALRFVMASLCTDNQDVRLPVKKEKQPDGREINTSEKFEIGRNFSNKLWNACRFLYPQLEQAGALAAELPMDKSLFALEDKWILSRLQTTIKDATRMLEEYHFAELAGFLYRFVWDDVCSSYLEIKKSVINSETLTAEKKNAMAILSYVLKNVLDLLHPVMPFITEELNSILFQGSEMVISRAWPKADESLIDAKIEAAFDQAFAVVESVRGVRGRYNVSPATKLNAVVSVDDAATEASVKDCMAIITELSGLSDLSVAVKAAKPKFSASAVVPGGELYIPLEGILDPAAEIARLEKEIEKAKSFAASIERKLSNEKFVSGAPEAVVNAERTKLATQQDIIAKNEAALKELK, from the coding sequence ATGGAAACTCGTTACAATTCTAAAGATGTGGAAGCCCGATGGCATAAGACCTGGGCTGAGAATAACAGTTTTGCACCCAGCGGAAAGGGCGAACCGTTCTCGGTCGTGATTCCGCCCCCGAACGTTACCGGCGCGCTCCATCTGGGACACGCGCTCAACGATACGCTCCAGGACATTTTGGTACGCTACCGCCGTAAGACCGGCCGCGACACGCTGTGGATTCCGGGTACGGACCACGCGGGTATCGCCACGCAGGCCGTGGTCGAAAAGCGCCTTTTCCAGGACGAACACAAGACCCGCCACGACATTGGCCGCGACGCCCTGGTGGAACGCATTTGGAAGTGGAAGGACGAATACGAAGCCCGCATTACGAAGCAGCTCAAGAGCCTGGGCGTTAGCTGCGACTGGAGCCGCCAGCGCTTTACGCTGGACCCGGTTTGCGCAAAGGCCGTGCGCCACGCCTTCTTCAACCTGTTCAAGAAGGGCCTCATTTACCGCGGCAAGCGCCTAGTGAACTGGGATACCAAGCTCCAGACCGCCGTTGCCGACGACGAAATCTACTACGAACACGTGAAGGGCCACTTCTGGACGTTCAAGTACCCCCTGGCCGACGGTTCGGGATTTATCCCCGTTTCGACCACACGTCCGGAAACGATCATGGGCGATACCGCCCTCGCCGTGCACCCGAACGACGAACGCTATGCACAGTTCATCGGCAAGATGCTGAAGGTGCCGTTCGTTGACCGCGAAATCCCGGTGATTGCCGACGCTATCTTGGTGGACAAGGACTTCGGTACGGGTTCCGTGAAGGTGACTCCGGCTCATGACCCGAACGACTATGCGACGGGTCTGCGCCACAAGCTCCCGATGATCAACATCATGAACGATGACGGCAGCCTGAACGAGAACGCCGGCAAGTTCCAGGGACTCAAGGGCCAGGCCGCACGCGACGCCGTGGTGGCAGGTCTCGAAGAACTCGGACTTTTGATCAAGGTGGAAGACCACGAAATGGACGTGGGCCACTCCGACCGTTCCAAGACTGTGATCGAGCCGTACCTCAGCGACCAGTGGTTCGTGAAGATGGACGTGCTCGCCGAAAACGCAATGAACGCCGTGAAGTCGGGCGAAATCAAGATTATCCCGGAACGCTACGCCAACAAGTATCTGGACTGGCTTGCTGAAAAGCGCGACTGGTGCATCAGCCGTCAGCTCTGGTGGGGCCACCGCATTCCTATCTGGCACACCGATGCTAGCGAAGACGAACTGAAGGCCGCATTCGCGGGCCGCGACGACATCTACTTCTACAAGGCCGAAAACGGCGGCTACCTCGTGTGCAGCCAGGAAGAAGACCTCAAGGAAGACGCCGTTCCGGGTCACGAACTCAAGCAGGAAGAAGACGTGCTCGACACGTGGTTCTCCAGTGGACTCTGGCCGCATTCTACCATGGGCTGGCCGGAAAACACCGACACGCTCAAGCGCTACTACCCCACCAGCGTGCTCGTGACAAGCCGCGACATCATTACGCTGTGGGTCGCCCGCATGGTGCTCTTCAGCCAGGAAAACATGGGCACGGTTCCGTTCCACACGGTCTATATCCACCCGAAGATTCTGGACGGCAATGGCCAGACTATGAGCAAGTCCAAGGGCAACGGCGTGGACCCGATGGATATCGAAGAGAAGTACGGTACCGACGCTCTGCGCTTTGTGATGGCTAGCCTCTGCACCGACAACCAGGACGTGCGCCTGCCGGTGAAGAAGGAAAAGCAGCCGGATGGCCGCGAAATCAACACCAGCGAAAAGTTCGAAATCGGCCGTAACTTCAGCAACAAGCTGTGGAACGCCTGCCGCTTCCTTTACCCGCAGCTCGAACAGGCCGGCGCGCTTGCCGCCGAACTCCCGATGGACAAGAGCTTGTTCGCCCTGGAAGACAAGTGGATTTTGAGCCGCCTGCAGACGACCATCAAGGACGCCACCCGCATGCTCGAAGAATACCACTTCGCCGAACTCGCCGGGTTCCTGTACCGCTTCGTGTGGGACGACGTCTGCTCCAGCTATCTCGAGATTAAGAAGTCCGTGATCAACAGCGAAACGCTCACCGCCGAAAAGAAGAACGCCATGGCCATCCTCAGCTACGTGCTGAAGAACGTGCTCGACCTGCTCCACCCGGTGATGCCGTTCATTACCGAAGAACTCAACAGCATCCTGTTCCAAGGCAGCGAAATGGTGATCAGCCGCGCATGGCCCAAGGCCGACGAATCGCTCATTGACGCCAAGATTGAAGCCGCATTCGACCAGGCATTCGCCGTGGTGGAAAGCGTGCGTGGCGTGCGTGGCCGCTACAACGTGAGCCCCGCTACCAAGCTGAACGCCGTGGTGAGCGTCGACGATGCCGCAACAGAAGCAAGCGTGAAGGACTGCATGGCAATCATCACCGAACTTTCGGGTCTTTCTGACCTGAGCGTCGCCGTGAAGGCCGCCAAGCCGAAGTTCAGCGCCAGCGCCGTGGTGCCCGGTGGCGAACTCTACATTCCGCTCGAAGGTATCCTCGACCCGGCTGCAGAAATCGCCCGCCTCGAAAAGGAAATCGAGAAGGCCAAATCATTCGCCGCCAGCATCGAACGCAAGCTCTCGAACGAAAAATTCGTGAGCGGCGCCCCCGAAGCAGTGGTGAACGCCGAACGCACCAAGCTCGCTACGCAGCAGGACATTATCGCGAAGAACGAAGCAGCTCTTAAAGAGTTGAAGTAA
- a CDS encoding type ISP restriction/modification enzyme: MADLDKSKIQAVAQYIDEVSKQFSTGKATEHSYRPALAKLLGDLLPKFTITNEPSRIECGAPDYIIAKGNGATSIPVAFVEAKDIGDSDLDGNRQHKAQFNRYKKSLDHILFTDYLDFHLYENGEFVNSICIAEIRGNKIALIGANVPMFLEMVEHLAESMPQKITSSTKLAQMMAAKARLLAEVIEKTLDAGNEKSGDLKGQWAAFKDHLIHDLTERAFADIYAQTIVYGMFAARLHDDTPDTFSREEAAILIPKTNPFLRKVFQNVAAFDVDTSIAWIVDDLAETFRVTDMPKVMKNFGKTTGQADPMIHFYEHFLRYYDPKQKKACGVYYTPEPVVHFIVNAVDEILKSRFNLSDGLADTSKVTVRQTSNLYTDNRTKDHKKYETREYHKVQILDPATGTGTFLAEVVRKIYSGMENQKGAWQNYVEEHLVPRLNGFEFMMAPYAVAHLKLDMVLAQTGYKAKQDKRLRVFLTNSLEECGHDTGTLFAQWLAQEANEANIVKRDTPVMVMIGNPPYSASSSNKGTWITNLLKEYKKGLNEKKINLNDDYIKFIRLAHYYVEKNGEGIVAYISNNSFVDGITHRKMRHSLMKIFDDIYILNLHGDTRKQETTPDGDKDENVFDIMQGVSINIFVKKGCSSGTEESLAKVYHYELFGKRPEKYRYLQTHSLKDVPWQELKPFDPYYFFVPKDFSEIEKYDKGFKIDELMKKFVSGFQTKRDSLTIHFNEKDVCAVLSDMERMDVDSIRKKYKLKDGRDWTVESAKKDVLEKNGNVQKVLYRLFDERYTYYSKKTKGFIAYPRYDIFQHFEKDNICLCLVRINRDYASTYFLANKPVDQTLLSPKDNDYVFPLYLYPTEEEFSLGESRNPNLDGKILKKIEKLVGCQLSPEQIFDYIYGVLHTPSYREKYREFLKIDFPRIPYPENKEEFERTVSIGNKLRKLHLMEEIPPQETSFDIDGNNAVTDIKYKKDISGQAGNDNYGKVYINKTQYFANVSELAWNFYIGGYQPAQKWLKDRKNRTLTYDDISHYRKIIAILLETHKLMQKLDEM; encoded by the coding sequence ATGGCCGATTTGGACAAAAGCAAGATTCAAGCCGTCGCACAGTACATCGACGAGGTTTCCAAGCAATTTTCTACGGGCAAGGCGACCGAACACAGTTACCGCCCGGCACTTGCAAAACTGCTTGGCGATTTGCTCCCCAAATTTACCATTACAAATGAGCCGAGTCGGATAGAATGCGGAGCGCCGGACTATATTATTGCAAAAGGGAATGGTGCAACATCAATTCCAGTTGCGTTCGTAGAGGCAAAGGACATCGGTGATAGCGACCTGGATGGTAACCGCCAGCACAAGGCGCAATTTAATCGATACAAAAAATCGCTGGACCATATCCTTTTCACGGATTACCTTGATTTCCATCTTTATGAAAATGGCGAATTTGTCAATAGCATTTGTATCGCAGAAATCAGAGGAAATAAGATTGCGCTAATAGGCGCCAATGTTCCGATGTTTTTGGAAATGGTGGAACACCTCGCGGAATCAATGCCGCAGAAGATTACAAGTTCTACAAAATTGGCGCAGATGATGGCCGCCAAGGCGCGCCTCCTCGCCGAAGTTATTGAAAAGACTCTTGATGCCGGTAACGAAAAGTCCGGAGATTTGAAGGGACAATGGGCTGCTTTCAAAGACCATTTAATTCACGATTTGACGGAACGAGCCTTTGCTGACATCTATGCACAAACTATTGTATATGGAATGTTTGCGGCAAGGCTCCATGATGACACTCCCGACACATTTAGTCGGGAAGAAGCGGCAATACTCATTCCCAAGACAAATCCGTTCTTGCGCAAGGTTTTCCAAAATGTCGCCGCATTCGATGTAGATACAAGCATTGCGTGGATTGTTGATGATCTTGCGGAAACTTTCCGAGTGACGGATATGCCGAAGGTCATGAAGAATTTTGGAAAGACCACGGGTCAAGCCGACCCCATGATTCACTTCTACGAACATTTTCTACGCTATTACGACCCCAAGCAGAAAAAAGCCTGTGGTGTTTACTACACGCCAGAACCCGTTGTCCACTTTATCGTCAATGCCGTTGACGAAATTTTGAAATCCCGCTTCAATTTGAGTGATGGGCTTGCCGACACGAGCAAGGTGACGGTTCGGCAGACTTCGAACCTATATACGGATAATCGTACCAAAGACCACAAGAAATACGAAACGCGCGAGTACCATAAAGTTCAAATTCTTGATCCTGCAACTGGAACGGGAACATTCCTTGCCGAAGTGGTCCGCAAGATATATTCCGGCATGGAAAACCAGAAGGGCGCTTGGCAAAACTATGTGGAAGAACATCTGGTGCCGCGCCTGAATGGTTTTGAATTCATGATGGCTCCATACGCCGTTGCTCATTTGAAATTGGACATGGTATTGGCGCAGACTGGCTACAAGGCAAAACAGGACAAGCGACTTCGCGTATTCCTTACTAATTCCCTTGAAGAATGCGGTCACGATACAGGTACACTGTTTGCGCAATGGTTGGCACAAGAAGCAAATGAGGCGAATATTGTCAAACGCGATACTCCAGTAATGGTGATGATAGGAAACCCGCCTTATAGTGCAAGTAGTAGTAACAAGGGAACCTGGATAACAAATCTCTTGAAAGAGTATAAAAAGGGATTGAACGAGAAGAAGATAAATCTAAATGATGACTATATTAAATTTATACGTTTGGCTCACTATTATGTAGAAAAAAATGGGGAAGGAATTGTTGCCTATATCTCAAATAACAGTTTTGTCGATGGTATCACTCATCGAAAAATGCGTCATTCTTTAATGAAAATATTTGACGATATATATATTCTGAATTTGCATGGTGATACTCGAAAACAAGAAACTACACCTGATGGGGACAAAGATGAAAATGTTTTTGATATCATGCAAGGCGTAAGCATTAATATTTTTGTGAAAAAGGGTTGTAGTTCTGGAACAGAAGAATCCCTAGCCAAAGTTTATCACTATGAACTCTTTGGCAAACGTCCAGAAAAATACCGTTACCTTCAAACTCACTCGTTAAAGGATGTTCCCTGGCAGGAACTTAAACCATTTGACCCGTATTACTTCTTTGTCCCGAAAGATTTTTCAGAGATAGAAAAATATGATAAGGGTTTTAAAATTGATGAGTTGATGAAAAAATTTGTGTCTGGTTTTCAAACGAAACGTGATTCGTTAACAATTCATTTCAATGAGAAGGACGTCTGCGCGGTACTTTCCGATATGGAAAGAATGGATGTTGATTCGATACGGAAAAAATATAAACTAAAAGATGGACGCGATTGGACCGTTGAGTCGGCTAAGAAAGATGTGCTTGAAAAAAATGGGAACGTTCAAAAGGTTCTTTATAGATTGTTTGATGAACGATATACCTACTATTCTAAGAAAACAAAGGGGTTTATTGCTTATCCGAGATACGACATATTTCAACATTTTGAAAAGGACAATATTTGTTTATGCCTTGTCCGTATAAATAGAGATTATGCGTCAACATATTTCCTGGCTAACAAACCTGTAGATCAAACGTTATTGTCTCCTAAAGATAATGATTATGTTTTTCCTCTGTATCTATATCCAACAGAAGAGGAATTTTCTCTTGGAGAATCGCGTAACCCTAATCTAGATGGAAAGATTTTGAAAAAAATTGAAAAACTTGTAGGATGCCAATTATCTCCGGAGCAAATCTTCGATTATATCTATGGAGTACTCCATACTCCGTCCTATCGCGAAAAATATAGGGAATTTCTGAAAATCGATTTCCCACGTATTCCTTATCCCGAAAACAAGGAAGAATTTGAACGCACCGTTTCCATCGGCAATAAACTTCGCAAATTGCACCTGATGGAAGAAATTCCTCCGCAGGAAACCTCCTTCGATATCGATGGTAACAATGCCGTAACGGATATTAAGTATAAAAAGGATATTTCCGGTCAAGCCGGGAATGACAACTACGGTAAGGTCTACATCAACAAGACGCAGTATTTTGCGAATGTTTCTGAACTAGCCTGGAACTTCTACATTGGTGGCTACCAACCCGCCCAAAAGTGGCTCAAGGACCGCAAAAACCGCACCCTTACATACGACGACATCTCGCATTACCGCAAGATCATCGCCATCCTTCTCGAAACCCACAAGTTGATGCAGAAATTGGATGAGATGTAA
- a CDS encoding DUF4832 domain-containing protein → MVKNLIIAGSAVAFLVTASFAADRSVALNKEIESLEPMKGIVFWPDQAKDQKNLQKSISLEFSYCLPCAVVKDKTDDKIDYDWSSFEKMLDDIASRGHQAIVRFRIEYPSATITNASGCTEKVEGATAVPNYIKANKSYTETYSEDPGGDGPTYYADWSNKELLWFYKQFYTDFAAKYDKDPRIAFVQAGFGHWGEYHIYGTKLNFGVNFATKDYQAEFLTHLDSLFEETPWSISIDAADNNYTPVAGNKTLLGLNFGLFDDSFMHKEHDISQGEGDNEKNWRDLGTDRWKAAPGGGEVSYYTEKDQREFLNPAGLYGVTWEDAAAKYHMTYVIGNDAPEGSYATKERVYEASSYAGYKFEITGYAVNKISAAVRVKNIGIAPLYHNAYVTVKGVRSEKSLKGLLPGKEATFTIAGIQIGDSESPEVTITGDKLLKDATIPYKASLDGSAAVIEGLLDENSTAIGKGRFAESRGNRGYEAGKNRATDIKGRNVPGKAAKGAYYPILSR, encoded by the coding sequence ATGGTGAAAAACTTGATAATCGCAGGTAGCGCGGTTGCCTTTTTGGTAACTGCATCATTCGCGGCGGACCGTTCCGTTGCCCTCAACAAGGAAATCGAATCGCTCGAACCCATGAAGGGCATCGTGTTCTGGCCCGACCAGGCAAAAGACCAGAAGAACCTTCAAAAATCCATCTCGCTCGAATTCTCGTACTGCCTCCCCTGCGCCGTGGTGAAGGACAAGACCGACGACAAGATTGACTACGACTGGAGCAGTTTCGAAAAGATGCTCGACGATATCGCGAGCCGCGGGCACCAGGCCATCGTGCGGTTCCGCATCGAGTACCCGAGCGCAACCATCACGAACGCATCGGGCTGCACCGAAAAAGTAGAGGGCGCTACCGCAGTCCCCAACTACATCAAGGCGAACAAGTCCTACACCGAGACGTATTCCGAAGACCCGGGCGGCGACGGTCCCACCTATTACGCCGACTGGAGCAACAAGGAACTCCTGTGGTTCTACAAGCAGTTCTACACCGACTTTGCTGCAAAATACGACAAGGATCCGCGCATCGCCTTTGTGCAGGCGGGTTTCGGACACTGGGGCGAATATCACATCTACGGCACCAAGCTCAATTTCGGAGTCAACTTCGCCACCAAGGACTACCAGGCCGAATTCCTGACGCATCTTGATAGTTTGTTCGAAGAGACCCCGTGGAGCATCTCCATCGATGCGGCAGACAACAACTACACGCCCGTCGCAGGCAACAAGACCTTACTCGGGCTCAATTTCGGGCTGTTCGACGATTCCTTCATGCACAAGGAACACGACATTTCGCAGGGCGAAGGCGACAACGAGAAAAACTGGCGCGACCTGGGTACGGACCGCTGGAAAGCCGCTCCCGGCGGAGGCGAAGTCAGCTACTACACCGAAAAGGACCAGCGCGAGTTCCTGAACCCGGCAGGCCTTTACGGAGTCACCTGGGAAGATGCCGCCGCCAAGTACCACATGACCTACGTGATAGGCAACGACGCACCCGAAGGCAGTTACGCCACCAAGGAACGCGTGTACGAGGCCAGTTCCTATGCAGGCTACAAGTTCGAAATCACAGGCTACGCAGTCAACAAGATTTCTGCAGCCGTGCGCGTAAAGAACATCGGCATTGCACCGCTGTATCACAACGCCTACGTAACCGTAAAGGGCGTGCGCAGCGAAAAATCGCTTAAGGGTCTTTTGCCCGGCAAAGAGGCAACCTTTACTATCGCAGGCATTCAAATCGGCGACAGCGAATCACCCGAAGTCACTATCACCGGCGACAAGCTTCTGAAAGACGCGACCATCCCCTACAAGGCAAGCCTAGACGGTAGCGCTGCGGTCATCGAAGGACTCCTTGACGAAAATAGCACCGCCATCGGGAAGGGTCGCTTTGCAGAAAGCCGGGGAAATCGCGGCTATGAGGCAGGCAAAAACCGCGCCACAGACATCAAAGGCCGTAACGTTCCGGGGAAGGCCGCCAAAGGCGCCTACTACCCCATTTTAAGCCGCTAG